The following are from one region of the Spirochaetota bacterium genome:
- the gmd gene encoding GDP-mannose 4,6-dehydratase has protein sequence MPKTAFITGITGQDGAYLAKFLLQKGYTVYGGYRRTSSPNFWRLEEMGVFDDVRLLEVDIQDTGNLIRAFEKHRPDEVYNLAAQSFVAVSFEKPILTGEITALGVTRMLDAVRIVNPRIRFYQASSSEMFGKVQESPQRESTPFYPRSPYAAAKLYGHWMTINYRESYDIFGCSGILFNHESPLRGLEFVTRKITDAVAKIKHGRQDYFEIGSLDAMRDWGYAAEFVEGMWMMLQRKSPDDYVLATGESHSVREFIEHAFAHIAIDIVWKGKGAKEIGRDKKTGKTLVRVNPKFYRPAEVDILTGDYSKAKRDLGW, from the coding sequence ATGCCAAAAACGGCATTCATCACCGGCATCACCGGCCAGGACGGCGCGTACCTGGCGAAATTCCTATTACAGAAGGGCTACACCGTATACGGAGGCTACCGCCGCACCTCAAGCCCCAATTTCTGGCGGCTCGAGGAGATGGGAGTCTTCGACGACGTCCGCCTCCTCGAAGTCGACATTCAGGACACCGGGAACCTCATCCGTGCGTTCGAGAAACACCGTCCGGACGAGGTTTACAATCTGGCGGCGCAGAGCTTTGTCGCCGTCTCCTTCGAGAAGCCGATACTTACCGGCGAGATAACGGCCCTCGGGGTTACGCGCATGCTTGATGCCGTACGCATCGTAAATCCCCGCATACGGTTTTACCAGGCCTCGAGCAGCGAGATGTTCGGGAAGGTCCAGGAGTCGCCGCAAAGGGAAAGCACGCCGTTCTATCCTCGAAGCCCCTACGCCGCGGCCAAGCTCTACGGCCACTGGATGACGATCAACTACCGCGAGTCATACGACATCTTCGGCTGTTCGGGCATCCTCTTCAATCACGAGTCGCCGCTACGGGGCCTCGAGTTCGTCACCCGCAAGATAACCGACGCGGTGGCGAAAATCAAGCATGGAAGACAGGACTATTTCGAGATCGGCAGCCTCGACGCCATGCGCGACTGGGGATACGCGGCCGAATTCGTTGAAGGTATGTGGATGATGCTTCAGCGGAAAAGCCCGGACGATTACGTGCTGGCCACCGGAGAGAGCCATTCGGTGCGCGAGTTCATCGAGCACGCTTTCGCGCACATCGCTATCGACATCGTGTGGAAGGGCAAAGGAGCGAAAGAGATTGGCAGGGATAAGAAAACCGGAAAGACGCTGGTGCGGGTAAACCCGAAATTCTATCGCCCCGCCGAGGTCGACATCCTCACCGGCGATTATTCGAAAGCGAAGCGCGATCTGGGCTGGG
- a CDS encoding ATP-binding protein: MNKFYNRCSELNELKKLNSTEGSSRMVVLTGRRRVGKTALALEFARNLKHVYLFVAKKAETMLCEEYLNEIKGRFPELPVIGEIHYFRDIFELLLRLSQKEKFTVVIDEFQEFYYINPSVYSDIQKLWDLNKNRCELTVVFIGSVYSLMYKIFQNSREPLFNRADRIMHLKPFTVGTIAEILADNKAPRKLLFDYYLFTGGSPKYIEILVDNRAFTFDKIIDVITSTDSPFINEGKNLLIEEFGKEYGVYFSILELISSGKTGRSEIESILETNIGGYLDRLEKDYGIIGRIRPINAKPNSRKMKYAILDNFLNFWFRFLYRNRSAVEIGNFEYIKNIIKRDYDTYAGKILEKFFKDILGESKKYNRIGSYWERDGGNEIDIVAVNDAEKKVLIGDVKLSAKKLDLVSLQRKAAGLVDYFKGYDIEYRGFSGDDAMV, from the coding sequence TTGAATAAATTCTACAATCGGTGCTCTGAATTAAATGAATTAAAGAAGCTCAATAGTACGGAAGGCAGTTCCCGCATGGTGGTTTTAACAGGCAGAAGGCGGGTGGGTAAAACCGCCCTTGCCCTGGAATTCGCGCGGAATTTGAAGCATGTGTATCTCTTTGTCGCGAAAAAAGCTGAAACCATGCTCTGTGAGGAATACCTGAACGAAATAAAAGGGCGGTTCCCGGAGCTTCCGGTAATCGGAGAGATACATTATTTCAGGGACATTTTTGAGCTTCTGCTTCGCCTGTCTCAAAAAGAAAAATTCACGGTTGTTATTGATGAGTTCCAGGAATTTTATTATATAAACCCCTCAGTGTATTCCGATATACAGAAGCTCTGGGACCTGAATAAAAACAGGTGCGAACTAACGGTTGTTTTCATCGGCTCCGTATATTCATTGATGTATAAAATATTTCAAAACTCGAGAGAGCCGTTATTCAATCGCGCCGACAGGATAATGCATCTTAAGCCATTTACTGTCGGCACTATCGCTGAAATTCTCGCCGATAATAAGGCCCCGCGGAAACTATTATTTGATTATTACCTTTTTACAGGGGGGAGTCCGAAATATATTGAAATACTCGTGGATAACCGGGCGTTTACCTTTGATAAAATTATTGATGTTATTACGTCAACCGATTCTCCGTTTATCAATGAAGGCAAAAATTTGTTAATCGAAGAATTTGGTAAAGAATATGGCGTTTACTTCTCGATTTTAGAATTGATCTCGTCGGGTAAAACGGGGAGAAGCGAGATAGAGTCTATTCTCGAAACGAATATCGGCGGCTATCTTGACAGGCTCGAAAAAGATTACGGAATTATTGGAAGAATCAGACCGATAAACGCAAAGCCGAATTCACGTAAAATGAAATACGCCATTCTTGATAATTTTCTCAATTTCTGGTTCAGATTTCTTTACAGGAACCGTTCGGCGGTTGAAATCGGCAACTTTGAATATATCAAAAATATTATTAAACGTGACTATGATACCTATGCCGGCAAAATTCTTGAGAAATTCTTTAAAGATATCCTGGGAGAATCAAAAAAGTATAACCGGATAGGTTCGTACTGGGAGAGGGACGGCGGCAATGAAATAGATATTGTCGCCGTGAATGACGCCGAGAAAAAGGTATTAATCGGTGATGTTAAACTAAGCGCCAAAAAGCTTGATCTTGTTTCGCTTCAAAGAAAAGCGGCCGGCCTTGTGGATTATTTCAAAGGGTATGATATCGAATACCGGGGTTTCAGCGGTGATGATGCCATGGTATGA
- a CDS encoding flippase, translating to MTLKDRLSIKKPSAPKARIFLHSMAANAATVFDKLAFFALSVITARYLGLEQFGEYASALAFATFFSIFADLGAGSALVRAVSLQRELERAHFASALKAKLLFSICAYGALAVALYFSGFNRNTVYLALVLGVARAGNVFLAGFYALYDAKERFFLSSFFNSSFSLSVLAGTIFVVLLRGDYFALAWVRAWIVVAYIAVVGALTLYYFRPLWKPGLLRGFLESAVPFGLSSLFGSISQNAAVPILSLLHGTTPAGIFTNGYLFLSSLFFIPSNLNRVLLPYLYRCSYPEEKEKFQFAHDIYAKLYALISFYVFIVLFFYSREFILIVFGERYAASIDVLRVSAFGVPFVFTVAGALIQALDLQRTLARLQGMAAAFNIIVCVVCIRLFGSEGAAGAVVLTNALLFFSMYFFLYRRHSVRLYRTFFVYVKLVLIALALYALYATIFSTLFSVCSFLITSALYAAAAALFLITKDDIRVIRETVGAKWVSIEDRKI from the coding sequence ATGACACTCAAAGACCGCCTTTCGATCAAAAAGCCTTCCGCGCCCAAGGCGCGGATATTCCTCCATTCCATGGCCGCGAACGCCGCCACCGTGTTCGACAAGCTGGCGTTCTTCGCCCTGAGCGTAATCACGGCGCGCTACCTCGGCCTCGAACAGTTCGGCGAATACGCCTCGGCGCTCGCCTTCGCCACGTTTTTTTCGATCTTCGCGGACCTGGGCGCCGGCTCCGCGCTGGTGCGTGCCGTCAGCCTCCAGCGGGAGCTCGAACGAGCGCATTTTGCGAGCGCGCTGAAGGCAAAGCTCCTTTTTTCGATCTGCGCGTACGGCGCGCTGGCGGTCGCGCTGTACTTCTCCGGCTTCAACCGCAACACCGTATATCTCGCGCTCGTTCTCGGCGTGGCGCGCGCGGGGAACGTCTTTCTTGCCGGGTTTTACGCGCTCTACGACGCGAAAGAGCGTTTTTTTCTCTCCTCTTTCTTCAACTCGTCATTCTCGCTCTCGGTACTTGCGGGCACGATATTCGTGGTGCTTTTACGAGGCGATTATTTCGCCCTGGCGTGGGTGCGAGCGTGGATCGTCGTCGCGTATATCGCGGTCGTCGGCGCGCTGACTCTGTATTATTTCCGTCCGCTGTGGAAGCCGGGTCTTTTGCGGGGGTTTCTCGAAAGCGCGGTCCCCTTCGGCCTTAGTTCGCTCTTCGGCAGTATCAGCCAGAACGCCGCCGTCCCCATCCTCTCGCTTTTGCACGGCACCACGCCGGCGGGCATATTCACCAACGGCTATCTCTTTCTGTCCTCGCTCTTTTTCATCCCCTCCAACCTCAATCGGGTGCTGTTGCCTTACCTGTATCGGTGCTCATACCCGGAAGAGAAGGAAAAATTCCAGTTCGCCCACGATATCTACGCGAAGCTCTACGCCCTCATATCGTTTTACGTATTCATTGTGCTTTTCTTTTACTCGCGGGAATTCATACTCATCGTCTTCGGCGAGCGCTACGCGGCGTCGATCGATGTGCTGCGCGTCAGCGCCTTCGGCGTGCCCTTTGTCTTCACCGTGGCCGGCGCGCTCATCCAGGCGCTCGACCTTCAACGGACGCTCGCGCGCCTGCAGGGTATGGCCGCGGCGTTCAATATCATCGTCTGCGTCGTATGCATTCGCCTGTTCGGCTCCGAAGGCGCGGCCGGCGCGGTGGTGCTCACCAATGCCCTGCTCTTTTTCTCGATGTACTTTTTTCTCTACCGAAGGCATTCCGTGCGGCTCTACCGCACCTTTTTCGTGTACGTTAAACTCGTCCTCATCGCACTCGCATTGTACGCCCTGTATGCCACGATATTCTCAACGCTCTTTTCCGTGTGCTCGTTCCTGATCACAAGCGCGCTCTACGCGGCCGCGGCGGCGCTGTTTCTGATCACGAAGGACGATATCCGGGTCATTCGCGAGACGGTGGGAGCTAAGTGGGTAAGTATTGAAGATCGGAAGATTTAA
- a CDS encoding nucleotidyl transferase AbiEii/AbiGii toxin family protein, which translates to MILEERLIAVITSLGDANLPCALAGGFAYGIHIIPRATTDIDLIVVSTAEVERIEGALHRAFEKLIPHRESVAAGSVSIRRFVGFDDGQETIVDFIIPSNHDFGVNILQRSVPLPFGGVDIPVVSLEDLYLLKKLSMRLQDLSDCEMMLRIKGSDMDWQYIDEWRKKLGIED; encoded by the coding sequence ATGATCCTGGAAGAGAGGCTGATCGCCGTCATTACATCACTGGGTGACGCGAATCTCCCGTGCGCACTGGCCGGCGGGTTCGCGTACGGCATTCATATCATTCCCCGGGCGACCACCGATATCGATTTAATCGTGGTATCCACCGCGGAAGTGGAGCGGATTGAAGGCGCATTGCATCGCGCTTTCGAAAAGCTTATCCCTCATCGCGAATCCGTGGCCGCCGGAAGTGTGAGCATACGGCGTTTTGTGGGGTTCGATGACGGACAGGAAACCATTGTCGACTTCATTATTCCTTCAAATCACGATTTCGGCGTAAATATTCTTCAACGATCGGTACCGCTGCCTTTCGGTGGTGTCGATATTCCCGTTGTGTCGCTGGAAGACCTTTACCTTCTTAAAAAGCTTTCGATGCGGCTCCAGGACCTGTCCGATTGTGAAATGATGCTGAGAATAAAAGGGTCTGATATGGACTGGCAATATATAGACGAGTGGAGGAAGAAATTGGGGATTGAAGATTAA
- the ispD gene encoding 2-C-methyl-D-erythritol 4-phosphate cytidylyltransferase, whose product MNSLYAIILAGGRGERLGSEEPKQFLDLAGMPVLAWSMEAFAAAGGLAGMVLVGPDGRLARMESIAAAHGRGLVRAVVPGGATRQGSSWNGLMALPFDGDDIVLIHDAARPFITPATILECVGAARVHGAAAVYVRATDTVAEGADGFVRAIPSRECLYYAQTPQCFRYALIRGAHERARAEGIDSSTDDVRLALDAGHRVRIVSGDAGNMKITTAFDLEAARFYAERGIGNDGRRDYRS is encoded by the coding sequence ATGAACTCACTCTACGCCATCATCCTCGCCGGGGGCCGGGGGGAACGCCTGGGCTCAGAAGAACCCAAGCAGTTTCTGGATCTCGCCGGAATGCCCGTCCTCGCCTGGTCCATGGAGGCCTTCGCCGCGGCGGGCGGCCTTGCCGGCATGGTGCTCGTCGGCCCGGACGGCCGCCTCGCGCGCATGGAGTCCATCGCCGCGGCGCACGGGCGCGGCCTGGTGCGCGCGGTCGTGCCCGGCGGCGCGACACGCCAGGGCTCGTCGTGGAACGGGCTTATGGCGCTTCCGTTCGACGGGGACGACATCGTCCTCATCCACGACGCGGCGCGCCCGTTCATTACGCCCGCGACGATACTCGAATGCGTCGGCGCGGCGCGGGTCCACGGCGCTGCGGCCGTATATGTCCGCGCGACCGACACCGTCGCCGAGGGCGCGGACGGTTTCGTGCGCGCCATCCCATCACGTGAATGCCTTTACTACGCCCAGACGCCGCAGTGCTTCCGCTATGCGCTCATACGCGGGGCCCACGAGCGGGCGCGCGCGGAGGGGATCGATTCGTCCACCGACGACGTCCGCCTGGCGCTCGATGCGGGACACCGGGTCAGAATAGTTTCGGGCGACGCGGGCAACATGAAGATCACCACGGCTTTCGACCTGGAGGCTGCGCGGTTTTACGCGGAGCGTGGTATCGGAAATGACGGTCGTCGTGATTATCGATCGTAG
- a CDS encoding MgtC/SapB family protein produces the protein MIDAITGLDFSHPASVIVRLFIAMFAGFVVGFEREQHYQPAGLRTHMVLCLGACLVMLISIYIPVEFMKESRNADPGRLSAQVISGIGFLGAGAIFRYGFSVKGLTTAASIWTVSAIGLAIGAGFYFLGLASTALLVVILQLFEHVENRLFERKDQRVLTVVINSAKLGPKLIIETVKGFDIILKQVSITENVETQSTEVVINCRVNEGASIRQLFDAIKKLGNIKTLRIE, from the coding sequence ATGATTGACGCCATCACCGGCCTCGACTTCTCGCACCCGGCGAGCGTCATCGTGCGGCTCTTCATCGCCATGTTCGCCGGGTTTGTGGTGGGCTTCGAGCGCGAACAGCACTACCAGCCCGCGGGCCTGCGCACGCACATGGTGCTCTGTCTTGGCGCGTGCCTGGTCATGCTCATCTCCATATACATCCCGGTCGAGTTCATGAAGGAAAGCCGTAATGCCGATCCGGGAAGGCTCTCGGCGCAGGTCATCAGCGGCATCGGTTTTTTGGGGGCGGGCGCCATCTTCCGGTACGGCTTCAGCGTAAAGGGACTCACCACCGCCGCGTCGATATGGACCGTGTCCGCCATCGGACTCGCCATCGGCGCCGGATTCTATTTTCTGGGGCTCGCCTCCACGGCGCTTCTGGTGGTAATTCTGCAATTGTTCGAACACGTGGAGAACCGATTATTCGAGCGGAAAGACCAGCGCGTGCTCACGGTGGTGATCAACTCCGCGAAGCTCGGCCCCAAGCTGATCATCGAAACCGTCAAGGGCTTCGACATCATCCTCAAGCAGGTCTCCATCACCGAAAACGTCGAGACCCAGAGCACCGAGGTCGTAATCAACTGCCGCGTCAACGAGGGCGCGAGCATCCGACAGCTTTTCGACGCCATCAAGAAGCTCGGCAATATCAAGACGCTGCGGATCGAGTGA